GATCTCGTTGGATCGTCGACGCGACGTCGATGATCAACGCCGAAACGATCCGACGTGAATTTTAAGAATCGTTTCGCATCGACGTATGaacgcgaaaagaaaagaaaagaaaagaaaagaaaagaaaaggagagagaACGTATCATCGAACGTAGTTACGTTAGAACGGAGCGTGAGAAGCTCGCGATGCGGCTCCGTGTCACTACCGTGATTCGCGTAATTTCGTTTAGTTTGTTGTATTGGCTCGGACCTACGGGAACCGAAGTAGACGCATCGTCGAACGGAGATTCCTTTTGCCAAGCATTCGCGGCTATCGTTCTGGAACCAAGTAAAACTAGCAGATTTAAGAATGGAAGTTTGATGTACGAGGAGCTGGTATACCCCGTCGGATCTTATCGAGAGGTCGGGAACGAGACTTACGGATGTCCGTGTAATTTACGCACATGCCTGAAAAAGTGTTGTCGACGCAACGAGATGTTAGGAGTCGGTGATCGACCGAATTGCACGCGACTACCGAACGAACAGCTCGGCCGCGATCTCGTCCTCGAACGATCCCAACTCGCCCCCGAGATCGAACGAGTCTACGTTATCGACAACTACACGGGCTGTCCCGGGAATCTCTCGAGGTATATGCTCGAGCCGGAAAAGTTTGAGGAGGACAAGTTTGTAGTCGAGCGAAACGGGTCGCTTCAAACTTCGTCGATGATGTTTCCGACGGGGAGCTACTGTCTCGACTGGAAAGAGTCCGTCGACAAGATCGCCGCCCTCGTTTGCTTGTCGACCGAGGTTTTACCCAATTCCGTTCCTCCGAACGAGAAAACCTATTACAAATTCGGCCTTATAGTGTCCATTCCATTTTTGCTCGCTACATTTTTGGTGTACGCGATTATTCCGGAGCTCAGGAATCTCTACGGAAAGACTCTGATGTGTTACGTTGCTTCTCTTCTCGTCGCGTACACTTTCCTCGAATTGGCCTCCTTGTTTTACATCGCGTACGGACTCTGCTCCGCGATAGGTAAGCACAACCAGGCCGCGCACCGTCTCTCTCTTTTATCAACGTTTGCTCCCTTGCCATCGTCGCTTGCTTTCTTTGCTTCTCTTTTCGCTATTTTTCCTGTTTACCGCATCTCTTGTCATTCTTACACACGATTTTAGATTCGATGTAGTTTGAAACAATGGCCGTCTCCTCCTGTCTTGCTGGAGATAACCCGACTCAATTTCGTACGTATTCAAAGGaatacttgaaaattgacACGTTTCGGACTAGAATAACCCGTTGAAATGAAATCTACTCTTAAAACCGAAGACTGGTAGTGTCTCgtagagaaaaaagaaactatcttgaaaatttgattaaacttCGAAGCAAAAGTGGCTGATATGTACGCTTGTCGACTCGATAGTTTGTAGACCTTTTAGCCTTGTACCGACGTTTGTAGGAAGTCGCTGTTTATTTATCGGTTTTACAGCAAAAAATCGCGAGGAAATGGTCTTATCGGCTTGCGATTCGAGCCCTCGATGTTCTCCTTCTTACGTCCCTCGGTCTCTCGGTACGCGGCGCGCCAGTCCCCCCATGTGTGCGTGTACACACGGTAGATAACGAAACGAATCAAAGACCGTTGAAACGATGTTGCCCCTTTCTGGAAACACGTGTCGTCGTTTCGAATCATTTGGCTGTGATTCGTAGACTAAACATCGTTGTAGCCGTGCAATGACAAATCGACGATCCTGagagtttaaattttaaaacgatGCGCGTTCGCGCGCTGCGACTCGCACGACTCTTTCCGTTCGACACGGTTAAAACGGTttaaatcgaacgaaacgatatCGTACAGATATGATAAAGTACGCGAATATATTCTCCGACAGGCGAACGATTTATATCTTAGCCTATTGACGTAATAGTTGAGAGAAGAGTTTATGTTCGGCGTACCCGTCGCGTTCTAGGATAACAGATGAtaaagattagataatttaatgttaaagGGCTATAGAAAGCGAGCGTATGTCGGCCGCAACTGGATGCGTAAGTGTTGCCAATCATCCGAGCATTTCCGTGTAACGCGATAACGAGCGTGGTCGCAAGAAATCCGGATGACCGACGGCGACGATAAACAGTTAGTTTTCGAGAACCCAGCCACCCAGACGTTCGGTTCGGTCCGATATGGATTACGATCACGATCACAATTGGTTAACGATCCTTGTCATCTGGCTGTTATCGACGCGATCGGTATTCGCGACGAGCGTTGTGTTGTCTAGCACCGAATGTTTGTGCAACGAAGAAAACATCACTAGAGTAGAGCCAGAGTGTTTGGTGAAGGATGCCAACAACAACAAACCGAGCAGAGACTTTGACGGGTTTGACGACTTCGGTAGCTCGGACGAGGCAAAGAATAAGAGGACGAACGTGTCTCGGATCCCGTTTCCTCTTTGCGAACCGCTCGCGTCTCGCGCGTGTTGCAACAATCACGAGGAAACAAACGTCACCTTCCATTTGCCGAGTATTTACGATTCCGTTAGCTTGGAGTTGCTCGTCGAGGATCTAACGCGGGAACGGTTTCGTTTTTTCCTTTCGAATCCTCGTAGAGACAAGTACTTACTCGAGCCGAACAACAACATCGAAGATCATTTCATGTATCTTAACAACGGCTCGATCTACCAGGATAATATCGGAATTATTCGCGAGCAGAGCGATTTTTGTTTCCGTTTAGAGGATAACGACACGTTCAACGTGCTAGTTTCTTTCGACGTAAGCGAAGGCGACGGAAACGTGTTGGTCTCGTATCCCGTGGGAATGATCGTTTCGGTACCGTTCCTGCTCGCTACTTTGATCGTCTACACGCTGATACCCGAACTGCACAACATACACGGACGCACCCTGCGCGGATACGTTGGTTCCCTCCTGGTCGCGTATACAACGCTCGCTATCTTACAGATCTCACCGCAGGAACATATCTCGGACAAGTTCTGCGTGTTGCTCGGTACTCGTTGCACGTTATTTTTCACCAGAACCCCTGTACGGATAGTCGAAAGAAAGCATATTTACCAGCGATTTCGTATCGTAGCGATCCATAATACACGATATATCTACAGCTACGTACTTGGACGTGTGTAACAGTTGCCGGAACGAAATCGACACCGAGCACAAGTACGCCGTGCAAGCGTAAACGGTCGAATCGTTCTCGAAATCGATCGTTTCTTCTCTCGTACGATTTCTCTGCTTTTTATCGACTCGGTGCACGCCTATTCGCTTGTTAACGCGCGAGCATGTCCGCGACTCGCAAGGTAAACCGTtggtaattttaatcgaacttTGTTTCAGCCTTGGTCATCCACTTCTCGTTCCTGGCGAGCTTTTTCTGGCTGAACGTTATGTGCTTCGATATTTGGTGGACGTTTAGGTAAGCGAGTCGAAAGTTTTGTCTACGCGTTTGCCTACCGGTTCGCCGCGCCGCCCGTTGCttcgtgatttttcgtttctcgacACGCGACGTATCGAAGCCTTGCATCGGTATCCAGACGCGGAAGCGGTAAAACATCCGcctgaaaattcatttattcgcCGACGACCTATCCTTGAGAAATGTTTTCTCGGTCGCGTATGACGAACGCGTTCAAAACGTTCCTCGTTAATCTTCCGttgaaagaagagaaatttgATAGTTGGCCAAACACCGGGGGAAAATTAATTGCGATAGAACGCAAATTAATATCCGGTTCGTGACGGCACGTGTACAGAGAACCATGCAAACATTCTTAAATGAATTTCGATCGGTCCGCGAAACAAGTGGCTCTCCCACGGCGCTATTTATCGCGTGTAAGCCCCACGTTAATGTCTCTTGTCTCGACCCGTGTCGGatgacgccgacgccgacgccgacgccttTAATTCGCTCCGATTAATTGATACTCGCGGGAATCGATAGAATTTATTGACACAGGACCAACGGCCAACGCAATCTAGATTCTGTACACAGTACAAGTATTTACTTCGATTGCAGAGATCCCCCATCTGAATTCTGTTCAAAGAACCAACATTCTTCTACCATTCGTTGcgtgttaaatgaaaattcctcgcgacgccgacgccgacgtttcGACGCGCGTAATTTCATCtacggaatgaaatttcgatagccaaacgaataaatatttatgccaCGACgagtatacgtatacatacgCGTATGggttctttttattcgtaatctattattattcgaataaaattttgcccatatCTGTTTCTTTACTTTAGCCAGCCGTTATAAAAGTTTCAGATCTACTCGAGTATCTATAGAACGCCAGGTGTACAGCAAACAAATCGTGACGTATCGTCCAAACAAATCTCGAATGCCGAGGATCGGGCTTTTCTTCGGTGCTGATTCCGTCGACGgtgccgacgccgacgccgacgccgacgccgctTAGATACGAGTATTCTCGCGTTACCTTTCAACGCCCGGAAATCcttattatttcattcgtttaCTTTTCCTAGAAAGATTTTCGAATGTTTATCACGGGTCGCGTTTGTGGAAAATTCAgggaaaacgaaacgaattttgtaTAGGTACTCGCGCAACATTTTTGACTCGTACCTATAGTTTATAAACGCTTTCAAGGCACAGGAATGTTCGATCTGGTTCTTTAGGAATAACTGTGCGTCACTGAAAACCGCAAACTTCGCGACGCGAAGCAACTGTCTGTCGTACTCCTTTTTCCAATATGAATCATTCGAAGCATAGTCGGTCAGTTTTAAACTCgatttcgatcgtttcgcaaAAAGTACGTTTACGCAAATACGCACTCGTACGTGTCGTAGCTCGTACGTATGAAAACCCTCCAACATATTAATACGGTTCCTTTATTAGACGCTGATGACACGAGACACGCGGGAACGGTCACACCCTCGACCAAGTCGAACTCGTATCTACTTacgtgtttatatttatacgagTAGGAAAGAAGGGCTTGGCGAAATGAACGCACGCTTAACGGCCGTTAACGATCACGATCGTAGATTATGCCACCCAACGTAAACGCCTTATTAATTTAGGCTGACATTCTCACGCGACCCCGTAAACCGTAAACCGTAAACCATTGTCGCATTCGTGGAACGCTTAAAAATACTCGCAAAGCTGGCTGTAGCGTGCAAACTtcaactttgaaattttagatACGAATAGTACatagttgaaattaaaatgcttACAAGGTACAGAATCGTTTGGGCTTTCTCGCAGAccgtaataatattaatgttcaCTTTTCAGAGGTTTCCGATCGCTTCAAGGCAGCGCAAAGCAAAGGGAACGGAAAAAGTTTATGATATATTCGATCTACGCTTGGGGTTGCGCATCCATTCTTACAGGAATCAGCATACTCATGCATTTTCTTCCCGATATCCCAAAGCATTTCGTTCGACCGGAATTCGGCGAAGAGAGTTGCTGGTTTGCGAGTAAGTGCtgatttacttaaaatttattcaattattatggTGTGCGAATCGTTAGAACCAGCAGTCTCGGGATCATTAAACCCGCGTCCTGTATTTACGTCTATGATTAAACGTAGCTTGATCTTCTTATAGAGGAAACGGCAAAAGCGATATACTTTTACGGACCTATGGGCGTTACAATCCTCTGCAACATATGTCTTTTCGTCTCGACGGCATTGAAGATTGTGCGACACAAAAAAGACACGGCGCGACATTTCAAAGACGCGGACAGCAAGCGCCACGACGACCACAAACAATGGTACGTGCTTTTATccttttattcgttcatttaCGCGAGCTTCTCATTTACAGTCTTTAgcgttaaacattttttctttgcgCCTTTGTTAAACTCGAACAAGCCCCTATTTTCAAAGGCGTTGATCCAGTGGTTCGAAACACGGCTCGCGATATGCGATACGCGATACGCGAATACTATACTTATTGTGAcggcaaaattatttttggatcCTCTCATAGAACGAGCGAAACCAACATTTTTCCCATGCTTTGATTTGTTTTCGTAATGACGAGTTCTCCTCTAAAGTAGCAAATACATCCGGGGCTACAGTCTCGCGCGCATAGTCGCACGCACGTTTGCTTGCGTTCCACGTTCCACTCGACACCATCGCCTCTACCAATCTACTCTATATGTATAcgatatttacatattttacaaaataaccacaattttctttagtataatttatacattttcttgtcCAGGTTCAATTTGTACTTGAAGCTGTTCATCGTAATGGGCATCAATTGGTCAATGGAAATAATATCTTGGCTGTGCAACAATTCACCGGAATACATTTGGTATCTTACCGATATAACGAATACCTTGCAAGGTGTAATcatcttcttcatcttcgttTGGAAGGATAAAGTGAAGCAGCATCTTCTGAAAAGACTCTGCTGCAGGGACGACAATATACTTTCCAGAAACTCGACTCGAAGCGCGTATCATAGTTCGACTACTCGTTCGACCTACCCTTTTTCGAGCGAGTCTGCGCGAACCGTTAAATGAACGTTCACGGTAACACCACGGTTTGTCCACTCGCAATCGGCACAAGTATCTAGTCGTCGAGAATGGCTATCGTTGGAGTGTTTCGAGTCGCgagtattcttttatttcaattctaaGGAAAAGCTTGGGCTAAAGTTTGCGTTATACGTTCTCAAATGACCTGTGACCGCGCCACTTGGAGTAACGCGATGTTAATTAGCCGTGAAGCTCCTATAATTctactcttcttcttcttcttcttcttcttcttcgtgtTTATAAcgtaatatagaaaatttgaatcgatGCACCAAAAAGTTTACCAAACTTGTTTATTGTACGCCAAGGAAATAACAAATGTATGTTGCGTAATGTATTTTACGAGATTAAATgtgtgaaaatttgtacattttcttaatGTGTACACGCGTAtgtgtataaattatgtattttttattctaaattgatattaaagtATAGTACAAATTTGAATTGGTTTAATACTAGTCAACTTATAAACTAAACGTTACAAACATTACTGGATACGCATATTTCtcaaaggtaaaaaaaaaaaagaaacgcgttaGCGAGAATGCATCGGGGACCAACCACGACTCGTTTAGCTAgtcaactttttaataaaaaactgtTCAATCTTTTACGATACTTTATGTTAAGCGTGCGCGATCGATTCgtgtatatacaattaaaagcGCTCGatatttgaacaaaagtttcatctttaattaaacgttgtCGGTTATGCCACAATGAACTTTGGAAAAAAAGTACAGatttaacgatattttatcgttttacttttctttgCTCATCTCGTTTAAGCGTATACATCCTCTCGATCGGCTCCAACACCATCGCCGTCCTCCAAACtagaaaagtttaaaaagtgGGCCGGTCGATGAATTTCGtgataaaattcttttggaTTTGCCAATTGTAGTTCGTATTTCATGTTCGGGTCGTGTCTCACACCTACAATAAtcaataatcaataataaaaaaggttTAGTTTGGTAAAGAGCAGAGACATGCATCGATAAATAAGTATCAGTATTAAAAGAGTCTTACCCATAAAGTTATAATTCCAAGATCCTTGGCTCGGTACCATAAAGAAGCCGAGGAAGCGATCGGACAATAACATTTGCACCTTTTCGTAATGGCTAGGTAGGTAACCTTTAGGATTGTTTCCTTTATCGGTGTTTTGTTTTCCCCATTCAAAGCCACTCGGCGTTAATTTGTAGGCTGTTAGGGAACAAGATCCGGGAGTAAAACTACAGGTGATGACGATGGTCTTTTCGCCATCCCAGATCGGATTCTCTGCCATTACCCGAGCGTGCGTCGATATATCCTGAGGCGATAATTGCGGTAACTCGTTAGGTTGAGTGTGAATCCAGCCGAGAGGTTCCATTTCTTTGAGATACTGATGATTCGGAAGCGTGTTTGGCAAGTGAACCGTTTGATGCGTGCCCCATTGCGGAGCCATAACTATACATCTGATTTCTTTAACTTGAGGATTGTCCGGTGGACTGATGCCGTACAAGTATCCCGCGATTTGAGCGCGTAAATCGGAAATggtaacaaatttcttgagGACGTTCTTTGGTAATATGTAAGTGTAACCGGTCTCTTTGATGTCATCGGACGACACGTAAATATGGTTCGTCCTGAGATGCAAGTTTGTAGCTGAAATCGCCCTCACCCGCCATTCGGTCTTTGAACTGAACGTCTGCGTCTCGTAATTAGAAGTTGTCGCCGTAATGATTTCGTCGCCGTGTTTGTTTACCGTTCTCGTAGTGGTCGCTGTAAGCTGCGATTGTTCCTTTGTCTGCTTCTCGATTTCGGCGATTTGTTGACGTTGAGCGGACGGCGCACTAATTTCCATGCCCAGAATAATATCTCGAATCTCGGATTGAGTCAACGACGCAACGTTTACGTTATTCTTTTTCCCGTAATCGGCCAATATAAGATCTTTTAGCTGTACTTCGACTTTAATCCATTCGTCGTCCGTTAAAGAAGGCCATATATGATGAGGTTCCGTTATGGTTGTCTTATCGGGCTTTAAAACAACCTTTGTTCTTTCGGTATTTACGTGTAACGCGCGAAGAATAAGAATCAAACGCGAGAATGCGGTATAGGAGGAAATGGTCTTCAACCAGTCGTCGTACAAATTGAACAAGACCATTTGGGGTTCGGTTGCTTTCAAAATTAAGTCGCCGAATTTCTCGACTTTCAAGCAAGCTTGAAACGGTAGCTGAAGCTCCGATCCCTTGATCACGATGTTGGGAAAGTCGAGTAAATGAACTTCCAAAGGATCCAACATTCCTTTTCTGGTTACGATTATTTGCTTAGGTTGCTCTTCGACCGGTAAAGATCGGATGAGCGCAGCCACTTCTTCGGCGGTTTTCCATTTTGCCAGCTGGCCCAAACGCTTCTGGCCGGCCCAAACCGATGTATGGATGATTTTTAAGAATAGCTGACCGGTTCGaggattgaaaataaagatggCTCCGTTAATGGGTTTCGTCGTTAAATTCCCTTCGAACGTTTTATGAATGGTAACGCGATAAACGTTGGTATCGTCGACGAACCAGATGATTTGATTGGAAAATAGTTCTCCGTAATTCTGCGAAGATAGATACGGTTCGGTAGGTTCGGAGGAATAAAGTTGCAACGCTTTTCTGATACGTTCTCGCAACACGTACAACGCCGGATTCGCCTTCATTATTTTTGCCATCGCTTGCTGTATCAGAGGCTTGCATCCAGGGAACCAATTACCGTACGCACTGTGCAAATTGTATGCCAAATCAATGGCGATCAGCAATCCGGTTGGCGACGGATAAATAGACATATTGTCCGTGGTGTAATCCAAGAATTTCGCTCTAGCGTATCTTTCGATATCGTGAGAATCGTAATCTCCCCATCGAAGTTGCACGtctatccaatatttttgcgTGGTAGTGTTATCCATAAGATCTTTGGAATCAGCGAGCAAAGAGGGCCTAGAAACGTTCCATTTGTAGGCAGAGAAGAGGAGAATATCGGcacaagacgaattcattttGTACGATTTCCTCGGATGTATCGTCTCCTTTTGAACGGTCTCGATTTCTAGCGCGTCCAACTCTTGATCGAAAACTTGACAAAGATCCATCACGATCGACTCGTGTACCTTTTGCCACAAATGCGCACGGAAAATTTGAATCAGGGAAATCTTTAGGGTTGGAATTTTACCGTGCATAAAGATTCCCGTCAAATCCAGTTGAACCTGGAAACCAACGTATACGTTTGCTCGGTTGATGGTCGGGGACCACCATAGGGTGAATCGCCGATTCGGAATTTGATTCAATCCCGACCTTTGAGCAttagttaattttttatacttcATAGATTCTTCGAAACCGGATGCTTTCTCCCAGAAAAGACCTTCCCAAGTTGGAAAGTAGGTTCCTTTGAAAAGCGTATGCTCCAATATACCCTCGACGCCGCCCAGAGCCTGAATCATATCTGTTCTATAATTGTTCAGATTCCACAATTTACCATCGTGCCGTTGATGAGTCCACCAGAATGGATTTTGCTTCAACACCTGATACTGCTTAAATTCCGTACGTATCCTCCAACCCTTGTCGTAAGCGAGCGTGTGCCTGTCCTTTTGGAACAGCGTGTTTATGCGAGGAATACCACGATCCCAACTATCTTCGAGATCTTCTAAAGTGAGCCGACGGTTTTGCGCGTTAGCTTCTTGACGCTTCAACGCGTATTCCGCCCATACTCGTTGCGAATCGATAAATTCCGATTCCCACGGTTGAATGTACCGATACAAATTTGGAATCAATTGATCCTCGTCGTGGCTCATGCCGGAACGGAAGTGAGTGATACCGACGTCGGTTTGTTTCGAC
The sequence above is drawn from the Hylaeus volcanicus isolate JK05 chromosome 2, UHH_iyHylVolc1.0_haploid, whole genome shotgun sequence genome and encodes:
- the LOC128885224 gene encoding G-protein coupled receptor Mth2-like isoform X1 → MRLRVTTVIRVISFSLLYWLGPTGTEVDASSNGDSFCQAFAAIVLEPSKTSRFKNGSLMYEELVYPVGSYREVGNETYGCPCNLRTCLKKCCRRNEMLGVGDRPNCTRLPNEQLGRDLVLERSQLAPEIERVYVIDNYTGCPGNLSRYMLEPEKFEEDKFVVERNGSLQTSSMMFPTGSYCLDWKESVDKIAALVCLSTEVLPNSVPPNEKTYYKFGLIVSIPFLLATFLVYAIIPELRNLYGKTLMCYVASLLVAYTFLELASLFYIAYGLCSAIALVIHFSFLASFFWLNVMCFDIWWTFRGFRSLQGSAKQRERKKFMIYSIYAWGCASILTGISILMHFLPDIPKHFVRPEFGEESCWFAKETAKAIYFYGPMGVTILCNICLFVSTALKIVRHKKDTARHFKDADSKRHDDHKQWFNLYLKLFIVMGINWSMEIISWLCNNSPEYIWYLTDITNTLQGVIIFFIFVWKDKVKQHLLKRLCCRDDNILSRNSTRSAYHSSTTRSTYPFSSESARTVK
- the LOC128885224 gene encoding G-protein coupled receptor Mth2-like isoform X2, with protein sequence MDYDHDHNWLTILVIWLLSTRSVFATSVVLSSTECLCNEENITRVEPECLVKDANNNKPSRDFDGFDDFGSSDEAKNKRTNVSRIPFPLCEPLASRACCNNHEETNVTFHLPSIYDSVSLELLVEDLTRERFRFFLSNPRRDKYLLEPNNNIEDHFMYLNNGSIYQDNIGIIREQSDFCFRLEDNDTFNVLVSFDVSEGDGNVLVSYPVGMIVSVPFLLATLIVYTLIPELHNIHGRTLRGYVGSLLVAYTTLAILQISPQEHISDKFCVLLALVIHFSFLASFFWLNVMCFDIWWTFRGFRSLQGSAKQRERKKFMIYSIYAWGCASILTGISILMHFLPDIPKHFVRPEFGEESCWFAKETAKAIYFYGPMGVTILCNICLFVSTALKIVRHKKDTARHFKDADSKRHDDHKQWFNLYLKLFIVMGINWSMEIISWLCNNSPEYIWYLTDITNTLQGVIIFFIFVWKDKVKQHLLKRLCCRDDNILSRNSTRSAYHSSTTRSTYPFSSESARTVK